The DNA segment CTCGCACTAACATCTGCCGTAATACGCTCCACGCAGATTCAAATAGCAGGCTGTGCGTCTCTGTGAGGGACTACTATTGCTACAAATTCCAAATGAGGCCAGGGATATTCAACCCGATATTGTTCGGTAAACGTCTTTTCCAACAGTTCGCGGTCGATACATACATCAAGATCGAGAGTTCGCGGCTAGACTACATATGGAATCATCAGAAGGAGATAAGGCGGACCTCTATCAAGGCTTGGTGGACAGCTTTAATGCTGGAGAGAGCAGAGCAGATGCGGTCGGCAAACAGACCGTGCTGGCTACATCGTTTATCAGAGGACCTCGAGATATGAGGCGTCAGTGCATGGATGCTATGGCATTAGTGCGGAAGTACGGAAAGCCGGACGTCTTCCTCACGATGACCTGCAACCCTAACTGGGAAGAGATCACGTGTGAGCTCGAGCATGACCAGATACCCCAGGATCGTCCAGATCTCGTCGTGCGTGTTTTCAGGGCGAAGCTCGAGGAACTAAAGAAACAGTTGTTTGAGAAGCACATGCTTGGCAAGGTTCAGGCCTATGTCTATGTTGTGGAGTTCCAGAAGAGGGGATTGCCTCACGCCCACTTCCTGCTGATCATGCAGGGCAAGTATAAGCTGGTGTGTCCGGAGCAGTATGACTGTATCATCTCTGCCGAGCTCTCGGACAAGCACAAGTACTCAGAGCTATACACGATGGTCGTcaagcatatgatgcatggcccTTGTGGTGTGCTGAACTCCCAGTGCCCCTGTACAAAGGATCGTGGGTCATGCAAGAACCATTATCCGCGTCCTTTCAATGCGGTTACCATGCAAGGCAAGGATTCCTACCCGGTGTACAGGAGACGCGATGACGGTCGCCATGCAATGGTTCGAAAATGCCAGCTGGACAACAGGTGGGTCATCCCTTACAACCCTTACCTCTTGCGGCTGTTCAACTGCCATATCAATGTTGAGGTCTGCTCAAGCATAAAGGCTGTCAAGTACCTGTTCAAGTATATATACAAGGGCCACGACCGTGCGTCCGTATCTGTGAACGAGgccgacaacaatgacatcgaCGAGATCAAGCAGTACAGGGAGGCGAGGTGGGTTACCCCTCCGGAAGCCTTGTGGAGGATATACGGCTTTGACCTGAGCAAGAACTCTCCACCTGTGATGCAACTACAACTTCATCTCCCGAACATGCACATGGTTTCGTACTGAGGGGGCCAGGACATACAGGAGGTGCTCGACCGTGATGATGCCGAGAAGTCAATGCTGACAGAGTACTTCAAGGCAAACAGAGTACACGAACAAGCAAGAGGCATCCTCTACCGTGACTTCCCCGAGTGGTTTACTTGGCAAACAGggaaaaatagaaagttttGGCAACCGAGGAAACGTGGTGGACAAGTCGGTAGAATTGTGACGGCCCATCCGGCCGAGGGGGAACGCTACTACCTCCGGGTTCTACTGAACCACGTGACAAGTGCCACATCCTATGAGGACCTGAGGACAGTTGATGGCGAGATACTACCGTCCTTCCGTGATGCTGCGGAGAGAAGGGGACTGATTGAGGTAGACAATACGCTGGACGAGTGCCTCACGGAGGCCGAGTTGTTCCAGATGCCATCGTCGCTCCGAAGGCTCTTTGCAACAATATTGGTATTTTGTGAGCCCGGCGACGTGCGTGGCCTCTGGAACAGACACCTTGAGGCAATGTCGGATGACTACCGCCACACCGATCAATGCACACACACGGTCGAGCAGAAGGTTTTGATAGATATTAGGAACATGCTACAGTCGATGGGGAATGATATAAGATCGTTCCCTCTTCCTGATATCGATGAGGCACTTGACATGGCAAACAGTGTGCCGAGGGAGATATTTGAGGAGTCTATGATCAGTGTGGACCATGAGCACATAGCCTTATCTGACTCCCTCAACGTCGAGCAGAGGGTCACCTACGACGAGATTCTAGCCGCGGTTGATAGCGGCGAAGGAGGCCTGTTCTTCGTTGATGGCCCTGGAGGCACAGGGAAGACTTTTCTTTACAAGGCACTGCTTGCGACGGTCCACGGCCAGGGGAAGATCGCCGTGGCGACGGCTACGTCTGGTGTTGCCGCTTCTATAATGCCCTGAGGAAGAACCGTGCACTCACGATTCAAGATACCTCTGACCATTGATGATGGGGGTTACTGTAGTTTCACAAAGCAAAGTGGGACGGCTAAGCTTCTGCAGGCGGCATCACTGATTATGTGGGATGAAGCCTCCATGACTAAGAGGCAGGCGGTGGAGGCCCTGGACAACAGCATGCGTGACATAATGGGTCGGCCAGATGTCACGTTTGGCGGGAAGACAGTTGTGTTTGGTGGTGACTTTAGACAGGTCCTCCCTGTTGTTCGAAAGGGGTCAAGGTCTCAGATAGTTGATTCGATGCTACACAGGTCCTACCTGTGGGAGCGCATGCGACACCTAAGGCTCATGCGTAACATGAGGGCTCAGAGCGACCCATGGTTTGCGGAATACCTACTGCGCATCGGTAATGGCACTGAGGAGGGTGATGGTGATGGCAATATACGACTTCCTGATGATATATGTGTGCCGTATACAGGAAAGGACACAGACCTTGATAAACTTATAGATAGCGTGTTTCCGATGCTCGACGCTAACCTAGCTGACCCGAACTACATCACGTCGAGAGCCATCCTATCCACACGAAACGAGTGCGTGGATACGATTAACATGAAGATGATTAGTCGTTTCCGGGGGGACAAGATGGTGTACCATAGTTTTGATTGTGCTGAAGATGACCCCCACAACTACTACCCCTCGGAATTCCTTAACTCCTTGACCCCAAACGGGCTGCCTCCGCATGTGCTGAAGCTCAAGGTTAATTGTCCTGTCATACTGCTCAGAAATATTGACCCCGCCAATGGACTTTGCAACGGGACAAGGCTTGTGGTCCGGGGATTCCAAAGAAATGCTATTGATGCAGAGATCGTGCTCGGGCAGCATGCTGGGAAGAGAATTTTCCTACCTCGTATCCCCCTATGTCCCTCTGATGATGAGATGTTCCCTTTTCGGTTCAAGCGAAAGCAGTTTCCTATCAGGCTCAGCTTCGCCATGACAATTAACAAGGCACAGGGACAGACCATCCCGAACATCGGTGTGTACCTTCCCCAGCCAGTGTTCTCTCATGGCCAGCTATACGTCGCACTATCTAGAGCCACTGCCAGAAGGAACATCAAGATCCTCGCCGCCCCGAATGAAAgtaagaaaaaggagaagcgCTCAAATCAGAGTGGGACGTGCACTAAGAATATCGTCTACAGAGAGATCCTCACACCATAGTCGAGGTATTTTATTACTTATTTATCGATTTGTGGCTGTTGTCTATACTTCGCTTATCTTTGATGTGATGCATCTAATTTCGTTTGCGCAGGCTCAATGGTAGAAGGTGCCCAATTGATATGATGTAGAGAGAAAGGGTAAAGGCAAAAGTAACAACCCATGAAGTTAATGCGCAATGCGCAAGCTCAATGTTCATGCCTGCTATTCTTCTACTAAGCATGGGTTAATGTATTTTTGCACATACGTATCACAAATCAATAACAGATGATGATGCAAAGTATGTAAACTTGGatgtatgtattttttgcaTTGTATTTTAAaaccgttgcaacgcacgggcactCAACTAGTAACCAGAAAAATGGCAACTTGTTACCGGAAAATCTCACACGAACGGAAACTTTTGAATTGCATATCGGAAATTTGACGAATATTTCCGGACTAAAATCTTGGCAACAACTGTCCCTTCTAATTGTAACAATTGTGTAGTGCAAATGGAAAAAATATTGGTGCTTTTCAATGTTTTGAAATTTTGGGGGGAACCACACCGCTTGGTACGGTTATGTGGGTCTTGGCTATGGGGTAGTTCTCATTTCACATAATCACTGTTATGGGGGCGTTAGCCTTCCATTTCTTGGATACGATGGTCAGTTGCAACCACGACGATACAATCCCCTATGAGCCATGATGTTGCACCCCTCAACGATCCCCTCCGTAATCTCCGCCACTCGGCCACTCACCTCCCCTTCCTTAGAGACACCGGCAGATTGTAGTCACATGTGAGCTTATCCACCCAAGTAGATTGCAAATTCCACCACGATTCAGGGCATCCCAATCCATTGCGATTCACGGTGTCCCAATCCACGGTGATCCCCTCCATCCCGCATCAAAGCACCACAATGTACATTGCTTAATCAAGATCCCTGACCACATGCCACTGTAGTTCTAGGGTTTGaagtttttcctcttttttacCCCAACCATGTGTTGTTTGTGCCGAACATTATCGTAGGTCCAGCATGTTTAGGTCATAACCTGACATTATCATAGACCCAAATTTGACCTATTTTGTATGGGTTTAATTGTTTCATTCAAGCATAACCCGCCAAAAATTGGTAAAAAAAATCTCTGGCTTTTTCATGGTTTTAGTTGCAATTTCTCGTGATTCTTGTGTTCAGATGAAGAAACTCAACAAACCCCCCAAGCGCATGACAAAGATTATCTTCTAGAATAGCTAGAAATTTTTCGACATGCCTTTTAACAGTGCATGTGGCTCAAGCGCTCCTGTGCCAGCTGATTAGACAACCACAGTAGGTGCTGCTCCTCCAATGATTGAAGTTGTCACCACCGATGCTCATGTGGTAGCTGGAGTAGTCACTGCTGAGGCCCAGGCAGTAGCCGGAGCACACATCGTTGAGTCCTTTGGAGCCGACGCTGCTGCTGATGCCGATGTTGTATCCTCTAACATTATAATGACATCGGTGTCATATGTGGTTCCCTCAACTTCAGCAAGATGTTCTTGGTTATCGTTGCACTCACTTCACAAGACTATGCCCGGAAAGAAGAGGAAAGCCATTGCACCGACGCCAGTGGATGCTTCGGATGTTCCCCGCCCCATGAGGACACGTTTTTCTAAAAGTACATTGGCGGCCGGACCATCATGACAGAGATCTCCAGGTCGGccatcacttgatctagttcaGGAGGAGCCATTTGTCGAACAACTCAcagccattttttttctttgaaacttTCAGTTTCCATATGAACCGGAAAATATACCTTTCTTACTCTGTAAATACTTTGTCATGTTTTTGTGCACTTGTAGCCTTTTTTGAACCAGAAAATATAGTTCCCTTACTCAGTAAATCAATTGTTATGTTTATGTATCATCATATTCTTTGATGTAAAGCACAATTCAGAACCAGTTTACTTCTATGCAGCTTGCTCGCAATCTGATGTCTTGGTTAACCTATAGATCCAACCCATTTGATGTTCTTGACACAATCAAGATGTTGTTGTCAGACCAGCATGAAGATATTAGGATGCTTGGGTGGGGAAAGTTCCTGGAGTTGGATCTTTTCTACTGGCTGATGAAAAAGATTGATATAGAGTCTATGAAATTGCATGTGCCAAATGGCAAGGTACTTTTGATCACCGAGCACGATGTCAATATAGTTCTGGGCATGGCAATGGCTGGAGGCAATATTTCTCACCACAATTTTGTGGAAGTAACTGCTCTTGCTCCAAATGATCGAAAAATATCCATCGATAGGCTTCAGCAACAGATACAGAAGCATAGAGTCAACGTCGTGTCTATCAAGTGTTTCTTTATGATCGTGTTCAATAGGTTGCTTTTCCCAACCACCAGCCATGATATATCGTCCACCGATATCAGGCTAACAGTGGACATCGACCAAATTGGTGACATCAACTGGTAGTGTCGGGATGTTGTTCACGACCGCAAGATGGGATGCAACCTATGATTGGCAAACGAGGAACTGCAAATTCAAGAGGCCCTCGATCTGTGGCTGCGCAACATTCGCTATTGTGagtcacatatatatatgtatgtaaaaTATCTTCGTGGAGGACATTTCTATCTCTTCTAACAACAATTTTATCTTCGTGCACCTGTTGTGGGCGTTGAAATCTCAGAGTCATGGATGTAGTGGTCGATGAAGTGGTGGAAGGAACGCTGAAGACCACCGAAGATAGATGTTGCTACCTCTGGAGGCCGACATGGTGGTGCAGTTGGATCGCCGAAATGCCCAAAACGATGGCGCTCTGGAGATGGCCGACATTGCAGTGTTATTTCCTCACTGGGCTGTCCTGCTCATTGGTGCTCCCTCATCCTTTTTCAAGGCACGGTGTTGGTGCGGCCGCCCCATTTTTTTCCTCGCAAGTTTTTATGTGGTGTAACCTGtatgcattttgtttttctgTTTTCTGTATTCAGAGTGTGGTTAGATAGTTATGTACGGGGGAGGAAATAAGGGACGTGTTTCATAAGGCCATCCTTAataatattctctttattttgtttccttctcgattctctttctcgttcatatttcttttattttctctcatctccaacaacttcatttcaaaaggaatcgcgaagggaaatgagagagaatcttATCATAAAAggaatgaccctgagaatcctgtcgtgaaggaAACCGTGAAGTGAAACCGTTGAAAtgctgaaggaaacgaaaatctcttcacgacaGGATTTTCGTTCAAAAAATTCCGTTGTGTTCAGCCTAACAACTCGTATGCATGGTGATATCTAACAATAAACCCTCACACGGTGACGATTTGCCCTTTAAATAATGCCAAACAATTCCTCCCGAAGGTCTAGCCAATTGCTCGTAAAAGAACACTTACTTAAACCGGAAAATATTTATGCGCTGACCCAAGACAATTGTTTTGAATTCAGTATTTTCTAGCGACAAGAAAATAGCAGTCACAAAACATGAAAATTGCTGATCGATAACAGGAAAAGAAACACTTACTCACTGAATACCGGGTCCCACCAACACTCGCGCCCACATGTCAGATAGGCCTACCGggccatccccccccccccccccctgctcGCCAGCACGCCCCGTCCCTCCGCGTATAAACCCCGTGgcccaaaccctagcctccgccGCCTGATGCTCTTCGTCCCGCGCCAGGTTGCACTCGCCTCCTCCCACcctaccgccgccgccgccatggccaaGGAGGTGCccaggaaggagaagaagggcaagagcaagGCGGCCaagggctccgccgccgcccccgacgcGAGGGCCGCGGTGGTCGCCTCCGTCGCCGCCTTCCTCGAGTCCGGGGGATTCCCGCGCACGCTCGCCGCCCTCCAATCCGAGGCCAACCTCGAGGTATTAAGTGTGACCGCTAATCTCTCTCCCCTTTATGCATGCGTGCGCCGTGTCGCCATTTCGATGCGCTGTTGTTAATGCGCCGAATTGGGGAATTGCTGGTTCCAGGCGGGTGCTTGGAGGTCGTCGCCGGTGAGCCTGGAAGGTCTGGTCGCCAAATTCCTGGAATCGAGGTACTTGAACAGTGGCAGAATACTAGTCTTGTTACATTGCTTCAATTGGTCATTAGTAGATGGTGAGCTGTGTACCATGGTATATGATTGATGGATCGATTGTTGTATACAGCAATTCTGCTCCAGTAGCCGTCATCGTGGGAAGCGATGAGCAAGGTAGCACCTTTGTTATTTGTGAATTTCTGTCATTTGGCATAAGCTTTTTGCGTATTTTTTATTGGTGCTGACCTGAATTTGCTGTTGCAGATAAAGCAACTGACGGTGCGCTGCAAGATGCTGgcaacaaaaagaagaaggatggtgacACAGTATTGAATGAAGCTGACACAAATGCGAGTGCGCCTTCTTCTCTCCAAGAAGACAAAATTAGGgggaagaaaaataagaagaagaaaggtgGTGCTGAAGCTTGTGAATCCGAGAGCAAGGCGAGTGAGCCTTCTGCCCAGGAAAAGCCCAATGAAAATACGGGTGGTGAGACCAAAGAGAAGAGACAGAAGAAGAAGGGTGACTCTTTAGCGGGTAATGCTGGTTGTGATGAAGCAAATGGAACAGTGAAGAGGGATGGTCAGAAGTTTGAtggcaagaaaaagaaaagcaaaaagcAGGAAAAGGATGATGATGTTGAAGCTAGTCTGGAAAAGGTGGAATTTGCGATTAATAAAAAGTTTGAAGCAGCAGATAAACTTAAAGAGGATGGCAATACCTCGAGACAGGAAGAACAGAAGAGTCAGAATCATGATGCCGATGGTGCTCTGGAtaaagcaaagaaaaagaagaaagggaaATCAGCTTCTGAGACATTGAAGAAGATTGATGCAGGAGCTGCACCTGCTGGGGCGGATGGTGACAAGGGAAAGAGTGATGCGGTAGAAACAGTGAAAGATTATAATGagaaaaagactaaaaagaagcGAAAGAAGTCTGATTCTGAAGAAAATGTTCAGGTAGAAGGCAAAGAAGATGAGGGGAAAGGTTCAGTTCCAAAACCAGATGACGAGAACAAGAGTGGAATGGAGATCGAAGAAAGTGAAGATGGAAGGCCTTCAAGTGAGAATGCAGTTGTTGGCAAGAAACGGAAACTAGAAGAAGTAGAAGGAAGCAACCCCCTTGCGAAAGAAAATGGTACAGACAACCAGACTCTCAGCAATGGTTTTGAGGATAATTCAAAGGAGAACAGCACCATATCAAATCCGAGTAAAAGGCAGAAACAATCATCTGAAGTACGTCATTTTCTGTTTACTCCATCATCACTTCATATGGTTTCTTAGTTTTACACCTTATTTCATTTACATTTGTTCATCATCGTAGTTGTTTGCCAGAATTCATCGGGAGTTCTTTCGTACATGATAGCTTCATTTACTTGTAATTTTGTTCAACCTCTTGCTTTTCCATCATTTATTCCAAGTCAAAATCTGCTTGAAACTAGTTGGCTGGTTGATGCTATATCCAATAGTGCAACTTGACCATGTGATGCTTAGAAATTCATAACAGACACAAAGGCTAATGTAAGCAGTCATAACTGAGACTCTCTAGATAAGCTGACATTGATCTAGTTTGATAATTTCAATACCTTGGATATGGAGATTATATAGGTAGTTCAACCAACATTACCATCATTTGTCTTATGCTTAGGATGCTGATAATGACAAAATTTCATCTATTTGACAAATGTTGAGAACTTGACATTATGATTAAGATTAATTCTTCCATGTTTCACTGCAGCCTAAAACTGTGAATGCATTTCAACGGGTGAAGATGGAGGATGTCAAATTTGCTGATGAAAGACTTCAGGATAACTCATATTGGGCTAAGGTGCTTTACTGCTTTTTATTTATCATGTATTCATATGCTCATAGATTTTAACACTTCTCTACTAACCTTTTATGTCCTATCTGTGCTATCTTCTCTTATAGAGTGGTGCAGAATCTGGTTACGGTGCAAAGGCACAAGAGGTCCTTGGCCAAGTCAGAGGAAGGTTGGTGCTTCTTCCAGTCcccttttgattttttttaagaacagtGTAGGGGaggacccccccccctccacccTACTGaataactatatatatagtgGTAAATATGTTCCTTTCTGATTTCGCTATCCTAGGTAGCTTAACACCATGTTGGTTCGATTTTCCCTGCTGCAGGGGTTTCAGGCATGAGAAGACCAAGAAGAAGCGTGGAACCTACAGGGGTGGGCAAATTGATTTACAAACCCACTCGATCAAGTTCAACAATTCAGATGATGAGTGACCAGCTTTGCTTCTCCAAGCTGGTAGTTCACCATTTTTGTGACCATTACCTGATCAGTCATGCTGAAAGAAAGAAGTGAGGCCATGGATGCGATGCACCAGACTGTTGTAGTTTTGTTATGATGAATGTGCTGCTAAATCGTCTAAATTTTGTGTTGGGCTCGCTGATGTATCAATTTTGCCACTGCTGAATGCCGATGCGACATACCGTACTACTACATATTATCATTTACTTCTACTAGTTTTTTGCCCGCGCTTTGCGTACGATGATAGGAAATTAGCAAACGTTATGTGCCCTTCAGTTGGTAATCTGTCTACACTAGTTGCTGTTGGTTCAGATCGTATTTTCATGTTTCAAATAAGATGCAAAAGGTAATAAACATGATGCAGGCAAAGTGAATGGGCAGGCCATCAAGTTGCTCGCCTGCTCATGGTGAGCTGGGCCATGGCTAGTACTGGCTAATGCTGGGCCATGCCAGGGCAGGGCACGAGTGGCCCATACCATACAAGGGTCAAAGGCCAGAGCAGCAGTAGAGTGAGAGAAGCAGTGCTCCTGCCGCTGCTGTCATGAGAGTGGCTGTGTCTGCCATGATGACCACAGCAACCTTGGAGCTACACCCATGATGATGATAGATATGTTCAATGGAGACCCTGGCCCCTTTTGAATTTGATCGATCCATTCAAGTACTTCCCCTGTTTCTAATACTTGGCACTATTAACCAATCACGGAGATTTAGGTAATTTTTGGCAAAATATTTTATAACCAAAATACTTTTTTTATGATTAGTATTGATACGCGAATAATGAGGTAAAGTATGAATTGATAGGAGTAAAATAGAAAAGAGGCCAAAATAGGAAAGAGTGATAAAAAATGCATTGAGGTACTTAAAATGCTACGTATTTTAGAAAAACTCTTTTAATCAAAAGTGACAAAACAAGTATTACGAAAAGAAGGAAGTACAATATTCAAATGCAATCAAAGCATGGAGCTGATTGattgcgctgctgctgctgtactCATCTCATGAGTGGTGGTCAAGATCCTCCCAGACCAGACCAGATCACCAGAGCAGGAGAAGATGTGCCACTGCAGTGACCTTGCAGGGCCTAACCTATCATCCAAAAACCTAGACCAGTCACTTCCAAGAGATGTCTTGACATGTTGCATGCACTGTAGCCATGCCTGGTTCTTGGAAGAACTGCCTTTCTTTCTGGGATGCATCTTCCTGTGTTTCACAAAGTCACAATGCAGATATGTTCATTGTTTTGGCCTTTTGGGGAGTAGTTCAAGGGCGGGCATAGTGCTGGATTGCTGATAGTAAAACATGGACTGCTGTATATGCTTTGTGAAGCAGGAGAGGCAGAGATCAGCTCAAGATGTCAAACATGAAAGGAGAAAGACTGGTGTCCCATATTCAGGTCCGTGAGTGTCTTTCTGTCAGAATCCTACTTTGGTTTTGgcacacacacaaaaagaaCACGTTTTCCATACAATGACTGATAGTTGCTGTCAACATCTGTTGACCTGAGAATGGCTCTGAATTAGCACAAGCAACCAGGTTGTCATTTATCAGCTCCAACTTCCTACTGCAGAACTGCAGACTACTGCTACTACATGCACAGCTTTTGCCTGCGTGCATATCGTCGTATGGACGCAAACTTTTTTCTACTAC comes from the Phragmites australis chromosome 22, lpPhrAust1.1, whole genome shotgun sequence genome and includes:
- the LOC133904622 gene encoding uncharacterized protein LOC133904622 → MLTEYFKANRVHEQARGILYRDFPEWFTWQTGKNRKFWQPRKRGGQVGRIVTAHPAEGERYYLRVLLNHVTSATSYEDLRTVDGEILPSFRDAAERRGLIEVDNTLDECLTEAELFQMPSSLRRLFATILVFCEPGDVRGLWNRHLEAMSDDYRHTDQCTHTVEQKVLIDIRNMLQSMGNDIRSFPLPDIDEALDMANSVPREIFEESMISVDHEHIALSDSLNVEQRVTYDEILAAVDSGEGGLFFVDGPGGTGKTFLYKALLATVHGQGKIAVATATFTKQSGTAKLLQAASLIMWDEASMTKRQAVEALDNSMRDIMGRPDVTFGGKTVVFGGDFRQVLPVVRKGSRSQIVDSMLHRSYLWERMRHLRLMRNMRAQSDPWFAEYLLRIGNGTEEGDGDGNIRLPDDICVPYTGKDTDLDKLIDSVFPMLDANLADPNYITSRAILSTRNECVDTINMKMISRFRGDKMVYHSFDCAEDDPHNYYPSEFLNSLTPNGLPPHVLKLKVNCPVILLRNIDPANGLCNGTRLVVRGFQRNAIDAEIVLGQHAGKRIFLPRIPLCPSDDEMFPFRFKRKQFPIRLSFAMTINKSHCQKEHQDPRRPE
- the LOC133905086 gene encoding suppressor protein SRP40-like; the encoded protein is MLFVPRQVALASSHPTAAAAMAKEVPRKEKKGKSKAAKGSAAAPDARAAVVASVAAFLESGGFPRTLAALQSEANLEAGAWRSSPVSLEGLVAKFLESSNSAPVAVIVGSDEQDKATDGALQDAGNKKKKDGDTVLNEADTNASAPSSLQEDKIRGKKNKKKKGGAEACESESKASEPSAQEKPNENTGGETKEKRQKKKGDSLAGNAGCDEANGTVKRDGQKFDGKKKKSKKQEKDDDVEASLEKVEFAINKKFEAADKLKEDGNTSRQEEQKSQNHDADGALDKAKKKKKGKSASETLKKIDAGAAPAGADGDKGKSDAVETVKDYNEKKTKKKRKKSDSEENVQVEGKEDEGKGSVPKPDDENKSGMEIEESEDGRPSSENAVVGKKRKLEEVEGSNPLAKENGTDNQTLSNGFEDNSKENSTISNPSKRQKQSSEPKTVNAFQRVKMEDVKFADERLQDNSYWAKSGAESGYGAKAQEVLGQVRGRGFRHEKTKKKRGTYRGGQIDLQTHSIKFNNSDDE